One Burkholderia sp. PAMC 26561 genomic window carries:
- a CDS encoding SRPBCC family protein gives MNFEHLIQINDPLNPFVEAMTREQVWQGLVLRAEQPQLFVIGLDRCAILSREGDVIERELHYGQARVRDRVTLIPESSVRYDILPTEEHVGGSLTMAIEQPDELQLFLRFTYATTLPVADDPNASPDALQTQEIVKSAYREADIDTVRLIRQFAHGNKLAGPLH, from the coding sequence TTGAATTTCGAACACCTTATCCAGATCAACGATCCGCTCAATCCGTTCGTGGAAGCAATGACTCGCGAACAGGTATGGCAAGGGCTCGTGCTGCGCGCAGAACAGCCACAACTGTTCGTGATCGGCCTGGATCGCTGCGCAATCCTGTCGCGTGAAGGCGATGTGATCGAACGTGAACTGCATTACGGCCAGGCGCGCGTGCGCGATCGCGTGACGCTGATTCCCGAAAGCAGCGTGCGCTACGACATCCTGCCGACGGAGGAACATGTAGGTGGCTCGCTGACCATGGCGATTGAACAGCCGGACGAGCTTCAGCTCTTCCTGCGTTTCACGTACGCCACCACCTTGCCCGTCGCCGATGATCCCAACGCCAGCCCTGACGCGCTGCAAACGCAGGAGATCGTGAAGTCGGCATACAGGGAAGCGGATATCGATACCGTCAGGCTGATTCGTCAGTTCGCGCACGGCAACAAACTCGCAGGGCCGCTGCATTAA
- a CDS encoding pirin family protein, producing MERTIPALRTVEGGGFVVHRPFPTRLLMDFDPFLLLDEMGPVDYAPGEAKGAPDHPHRGFETVTYVLEGQFGHKDSAGHSGTLRQGDVQWMTAGSGVVHSEMPDPEFTRTGGRVHGLQLWVNLPKRDKMIPPHYQEISSASIPVGVSEDGRVRVKVIAGEALGVKAAIETRTPILYQHFSLQPGASEVQPVPKDFRVFGYALSGDGFYGSGKQPIKARQMIVFADDGETVSFTAGDEPLELLLLGGVPLKEPVVRYGPFVMNTEDEIRQAVVDYQAGRMGAINH from the coding sequence ATTGAACGCACTATTCCCGCGCTTCGCACGGTGGAGGGCGGCGGTTTTGTCGTGCATCGGCCGTTTCCCACGCGGCTGTTGATGGACTTCGATCCGTTCCTGCTCCTGGATGAAATGGGCCCCGTCGATTACGCGCCGGGCGAGGCCAAAGGCGCGCCTGACCATCCGCATCGCGGATTCGAGACCGTTACTTATGTGCTCGAAGGCCAGTTCGGGCACAAGGATTCGGCGGGCCATTCGGGCACGCTGCGTCAGGGCGATGTGCAATGGATGACCGCGGGCTCCGGCGTCGTTCATAGCGAAATGCCCGATCCGGAGTTCACGCGCACCGGGGGCCGCGTGCACGGGCTGCAGCTCTGGGTGAATCTGCCGAAGCGCGACAAGATGATTCCGCCGCATTATCAGGAGATTTCATCGGCGAGCATTCCGGTCGGCGTGAGCGAGGACGGGCGTGTACGCGTGAAGGTTATCGCGGGCGAAGCGCTGGGCGTGAAGGCGGCTATCGAAACCCGGACGCCCATTCTTTATCAGCATTTCTCGCTGCAACCGGGAGCATCGGAAGTGCAGCCCGTGCCGAAGGATTTCCGCGTGTTCGGTTATGCGTTATCGGGCGATGGCTTCTACGGCTCCGGTAAACAGCCGATCAAGGCGCGCCAGATGATCGTCTTCGCCGACGATGGCGAAACGGTCAGCTTCACTGCCGGCGATGAGCCCCTCGAATTGCTGCTGCTTGGTGGTGTGCCGCTGAAAGAGCCGGTCGTGCGCTATGGTCCGTTCGTGATGAACACGGAAGACGAGATCCGTCAGGCCGTTGTGGACTATCAGGCAGGAAGAATGGGCGCGATCAACCACTGA
- a CDS encoding OsmC family protein, whose product MSEKFVSPVVSASIGAEDFQVALSDGTHEWLGDEPASHGGADTGPTPHGLLLSSLGACTTITLKMYAKHKGWPLQAVYVTLTYQSTPPEATVIDRQIKLTGELDSTQRERLLQIANACPVHKILSGSIAINSGLTPL is encoded by the coding sequence ATGTCCGAAAAGTTTGTGTCGCCGGTTGTCAGCGCCAGTATCGGCGCCGAGGATTTTCAGGTTGCATTGAGCGACGGCACGCATGAATGGCTCGGCGACGAACCGGCATCGCACGGCGGCGCCGATACCGGTCCGACTCCGCACGGTCTTTTGCTCTCGAGCCTGGGCGCATGCACGACGATCACGCTGAAGATGTACGCGAAGCACAAGGGCTGGCCGCTGCAAGCCGTTTACGTCACCCTCACCTATCAGTCCACGCCGCCGGAAGCCACGGTGATCGACCGCCAGATCAAATTGACGGGCGAGCTGGACAGCACTCAACGGGAACGCCTTTTGCAAATTGCGAATGCGTGCCCCGTGCACAAGATCCTCTCCGGTTCGATCGCGATCAACTCCGGGCTCACGCCTCTTTGA
- the hemP gene encoding hemin uptake protein HemP produces the protein MTDILRSNTLRLRRPVERSAAATIARPRTAAVTTARPASAVPTESGERTLRSDALLQGQSHISIMHNGETYQLRATRLGKLILTK, from the coding sequence ATGACCGACATCCTGCGCTCCAACACGCTTCGGCTGCGTCGCCCAGTCGAGCGTTCCGCGGCCGCGACCATCGCCCGGCCGCGCACGGCGGCGGTGACAACGGCGCGCCCGGCATCGGCTGTTCCCACCGAGAGCGGCGAACGCACGCTGCGCAGCGACGCGTTGCTTCAAGGACAGAGTCATATCAGCATCATGCATAACGGTGAGACGTATCAGTTGCGCGCCACGCGCCTGGGCAAGCTGATTCTCACGAAGTAA